From one Leifsonia sp. 1010 genomic stretch:
- a CDS encoding phosphoribosyl-ATP diphosphatase, producing the protein MKTFDDLFAELAQKAQDRPEGSGTVRELDAGVHAIGKKIVEEAAEVWMAAEYESDEATAEEISQLLYHLQVLLLAKGLTPADVYRHL; encoded by the coding sequence GTGAAAACCTTCGACGACCTCTTCGCCGAACTCGCGCAGAAGGCGCAGGACCGCCCGGAGGGCTCCGGCACCGTCCGCGAGCTCGACGCCGGCGTGCACGCCATCGGCAAGAAGATCGTCGAGGAGGCCGCCGAGGTCTGGATGGCCGCCGAGTACGAGTCCGACGAGGCCACCGCCGAGGAGATCTCGCAGTTGCTCTACCACCTGCAGGTCCTGCTGCTCGCGAAAGGCCTGACGCCGGCCGACGTGTACCGACATCTGTGA
- the hisG gene encoding ATP phosphoribosyltransferase, with product MLKIAVPNKGSLSETAAQMLHEAGYVGRRDPKELIVTDARNGVEFFYLRPRDIATYVGSAALDVGITGRDLLLDSGSPAAEISALDFAASTFRFAGPAGVFAELADLEGKRVATSYPGLVGAFLGEHGVSTSLIKLDGAVESAVRLGVADAVADVVETGSTLRKQGLEIFGPVILESEAVLISSPSPAAGVDTLVRRLQGVMVARQYVLIDYNLPVALLEKAVALTPGVESPTVSPLGEPEWVAVRVMIKREQTNHIMDDLYELGARAILVTSIHAARI from the coding sequence ATGCTGAAGATCGCCGTCCCCAACAAGGGCTCCCTCTCCGAGACCGCGGCGCAGATGCTGCACGAGGCCGGCTATGTCGGCCGCCGCGACCCGAAGGAGCTCATCGTCACCGACGCCCGCAACGGCGTCGAGTTCTTCTATCTGCGCCCGCGCGACATCGCCACCTACGTCGGCTCCGCCGCGCTCGACGTCGGCATCACCGGCCGTGACCTGCTGCTCGACTCGGGCTCACCCGCCGCCGAGATCAGCGCCCTCGACTTCGCCGCGTCGACGTTCCGGTTCGCCGGCCCCGCCGGCGTGTTCGCCGAGCTGGCCGACCTGGAGGGCAAGCGCGTCGCGACGAGCTACCCGGGCCTCGTCGGTGCGTTCCTTGGCGAGCACGGCGTCAGCACCTCCCTGATCAAGCTGGACGGCGCGGTCGAGTCGGCCGTGCGGCTCGGCGTCGCCGACGCGGTCGCCGATGTCGTCGAGACGGGTTCCACCCTCCGCAAGCAGGGGCTGGAGATCTTCGGACCGGTCATCCTCGAGTCGGAGGCCGTGCTCATCTCGTCCCCGTCGCCGGCCGCCGGGGTCGACACGCTGGTGCGCCGCTTGCAGGGCGTCATGGTCGCCCGGCAGTACGTGCTGATCGACTACAACCTCCCCGTCGCGCTGCTGGAGAAGGCGGTCGCCCTGACGCCGGGCGTCGAGTCGCCGACCGTCTCTCCGCTGGGAGAGCCGGAGTGGGTGGCCGTCCGCGTGATGATCAAGCGCGAGCAGACCAACCACATCATGGACGACCTGTACGAGCTGGGCGCCCGCGCCATCCTGGTCACCTCCATCCACGCTGCGCGGATCTGA
- a CDS encoding anthranilate synthase component I, translating to MIDTVGGTTTRSAFDGLVGDHRVVPVIRELFADGETPVGIYRKLAAGRPGTFLLESAEQGGIWSRFSFVGASSFGVLTQDGDAVNWLDYGLPAERALGTAASLRPLEALAALHARWQTARIPGLPPLTGGLVGFIGWEAIRQIERLPDAPPADVDVPGQALAFVADLVVVDHRTGTVKLVANALADGVAAADALWADAQARLDRMQRELAQPSEAWLEDVDLGIPAEPISRTRREDFLSSVVTAKERIVDGDIFQVVISQRFELECTAPALDVYRVLRALNPSPYMYLLSLEKPSGEPYQIVGSSPEALVKVQEGRAFTHPIAGSRPRGATPEQDLDLEASLLADDKERAEHLMLVDLARNDLLKVCEAGTVEVTEFMRIERFSHIMHIVSSVEGDLLPDATAIDVFRATFPAGTLSGAPKPMALRIIDELEPIQRGVYGGVIGYFDFAGDADLAIAIRTATIMDGVARVQAGGGLVADSIPENEFQESQNKAAAPLRAVAVANAMKRVL from the coding sequence GTGATCGACACCGTGGGCGGCACGACGACCCGGAGCGCCTTCGACGGACTCGTCGGCGACCACCGCGTCGTCCCGGTGATCCGCGAGCTGTTCGCCGACGGGGAGACCCCGGTGGGCATCTACCGGAAGCTCGCGGCAGGCCGCCCGGGCACCTTCCTGCTGGAGTCCGCCGAGCAGGGCGGCATCTGGTCGCGCTTCTCGTTCGTCGGCGCGTCGTCGTTCGGCGTGCTGACCCAGGACGGCGACGCCGTGAACTGGCTTGACTACGGCCTGCCCGCCGAGCGCGCGCTCGGCACGGCGGCCTCGCTCCGGCCGCTGGAGGCTCTCGCGGCGCTGCATGCGCGCTGGCAGACCGCCCGCATCCCGGGCCTCCCTCCGCTCACCGGCGGTCTCGTCGGGTTCATCGGCTGGGAGGCGATCCGGCAGATCGAGCGCCTGCCCGACGCCCCGCCTGCCGATGTCGACGTGCCCGGCCAGGCGCTCGCCTTCGTGGCCGACCTCGTCGTCGTGGACCACCGCACCGGCACCGTGAAGCTGGTCGCCAACGCGCTGGCCGACGGCGTCGCCGCCGCGGACGCGCTGTGGGCGGATGCGCAGGCGCGTCTCGACCGCATGCAGCGCGAGCTCGCGCAGCCCTCCGAGGCGTGGTTGGAGGACGTCGACCTCGGCATCCCGGCCGAGCCGATCTCCCGCACGCGCCGCGAGGACTTCCTCTCGTCGGTCGTCACGGCCAAGGAGCGCATCGTCGACGGCGACATCTTCCAGGTCGTCATCTCGCAGCGCTTCGAGTTGGAGTGCACGGCCCCCGCGCTCGACGTCTACCGCGTGCTCCGCGCGCTCAACCCGAGCCCGTACATGTACCTGCTTTCTCTCGAGAAGCCGAGCGGAGAGCCGTACCAGATCGTGGGCTCGTCGCCCGAGGCGCTGGTGAAGGTGCAGGAGGGACGCGCGTTCACGCATCCCATCGCCGGATCGCGTCCCCGCGGTGCGACGCCGGAGCAGGACCTCGACCTGGAGGCGTCGCTGCTCGCCGACGACAAGGAGCGCGCCGAGCACCTGATGCTCGTCGACCTCGCCCGCAACGACCTGCTCAAGGTGTGCGAGGCGGGTACCGTCGAGGTGACGGAGTTCATGCGCATCGAGCGGTTCAGCCACATCATGCACATCGTGTCGTCCGTCGAGGGCGACTTGTTGCCGGACGCGACGGCGATCGACGTGTTCCGCGCGACGTTCCCGGCCGGAACGCTCTCGGGCGCGCCGAAGCCGATGGCGCTGCGGATCATCGACGAGCTGGAGCCCATCCAGCGCGGTGTGTACGGCGGCGTGATCGGGTACTTCGACTTCGCCGGGGATGCGGACCTCGCCATCGCGATCCGCACCGCCACGATCATGGACGGCGTCGCGCGGGTGCAGGCCGGCGGGGGACTGGTGGCCGACTCGATCCCGGAGAACGAGTTCCAGGAGTCGCAGAACAAGGCGGCGGCCCCGCTGCGCGCCGTCGCCGTGGCGAACGCCATGAAGCGCGTGCTGTGA
- the hisI gene encoding phosphoribosyl-AMP cyclohydrolase: MNAMTTDAVLERIRFTDTGLVPAIIQQWDTREVLMMGWMDAEAFRRTMSEGRVTFWSRSRKEYWRKGDTSGHVQYVKGAALDCDGDTLLVTVEQVGAACHTGTRTCFDADVLEPVVGASPEIEAADL, from the coding sequence ATGAACGCGATGACGACCGATGCGGTGCTGGAGCGCATCCGCTTCACCGACACCGGGCTGGTGCCGGCGATCATCCAGCAGTGGGACACCCGCGAGGTGCTGATGATGGGGTGGATGGACGCGGAGGCGTTCCGCCGCACCATGAGCGAGGGCCGGGTGACGTTCTGGTCGCGCTCCCGCAAGGAGTACTGGCGGAAGGGCGACACGTCCGGGCACGTGCAGTACGTGAAGGGCGCCGCGCTCGACTGCGACGGCGACACCCTGCTGGTCACGGTCGAGCAGGTCGGCGCGGCCTGCCACACCGGCACGCGCACCTGCTTCGACGCGGATGTTCTTGAGCCGGTCGTGGGCGCGAGCCCCGAGATCGAGGCGGCCGACCTGTGA
- the hisF gene encoding imidazole glycerol phosphate synthase subunit HisF, which translates to MSVAVRVIPCLDVAAGRVVKGVNFQNLRDQGDPVELARRYFEQGADELTFLDVTATVDDRATTYDVVRATAEQVFIPLTVGGGVRSPEDVAKLLGHGADKVGVNSAAIARPELISEIAARFGAQVLVLSLDVKRSAATPSGFVVTTHGGRTETDLDALEWAARAIELGAGELLVNSIDADGTKEGFDLELIREMRALSSVPVIASGGAGALEHFVPAIQAGADAVLAASVFHQGELTIEQVKDELAAAGMEVRR; encoded by the coding sequence ATGAGCGTCGCGGTCCGGGTGATCCCCTGTCTCGACGTGGCCGCGGGCCGCGTCGTGAAGGGCGTGAACTTCCAGAACCTGCGCGACCAGGGCGACCCGGTCGAGCTCGCCCGGCGGTACTTCGAGCAGGGCGCGGACGAGCTGACCTTCCTGGATGTGACGGCGACCGTCGACGACCGCGCCACCACGTACGACGTGGTGCGGGCGACGGCCGAGCAGGTCTTCATCCCGCTCACCGTCGGCGGCGGCGTGCGCAGCCCCGAGGACGTGGCGAAGCTCCTCGGCCACGGCGCCGACAAGGTGGGTGTCAACTCGGCCGCGATCGCGCGCCCGGAGCTGATCTCCGAGATCGCCGCCCGGTTCGGCGCGCAGGTGCTGGTGCTGTCGCTGGATGTGAAGCGCTCGGCCGCGACGCCGTCGGGTTTCGTGGTCACGACGCACGGCGGCCGAACGGAGACCGACCTCGACGCCCTGGAGTGGGCGGCGCGCGCGATCGAGCTGGGCGCGGGGGAGCTGCTGGTCAACTCCATCGACGCCGACGGCACCAAGGAGGGCTTCGACCTGGAGCTCATCCGCGAGATGCGCGCCCTGAGCAGTGTTCCCGTGATCGCCTCGGGCGGTGCGGGTGCGCTGGAGCATTTCGTTCCGGCCATCCAGGCGGGAGCCGACGCCGTGCTCGCGGCGAGCGTGTTCCACCAGGGTGAGCTGACGATCGAGCAGGTGAAGGACGAACTGGCCGCGGCCGGGATGGAGGTCCGCCGATGA
- the rpe gene encoding ribulose-phosphate 3-epimerase: MASTPSADRIDPRVRINPSILAADFVNMQSEVERIATADLVHVDVMDNHFVPNLTFGPQMVGRIQDVSPIPLDVHLMIDDPDRWAPGYAELGAYSVTFHAEAAHDPVALARRLRSIGARAGIAVKPGTGVEPYLDLLEEFDQVLVMTVEPGFGGQSFMPETMPKLNALRQAVEARGLDVWLQVDGGITEETIVTAAAAGADTFVAGSSVFHGEPADRIAALRAAALPHLH; the protein is encoded by the coding sequence ATGGCTTCGACCCCTTCCGCCGACCGGATCGACCCGCGCGTCCGCATCAACCCCAGCATCCTGGCCGCGGACTTCGTCAACATGCAGAGCGAGGTGGAGCGTATCGCGACCGCCGACCTGGTGCATGTCGACGTGATGGACAACCACTTCGTCCCGAATTTGACGTTCGGGCCGCAGATGGTGGGCCGCATCCAGGATGTGAGCCCCATCCCGCTCGATGTGCACCTGATGATCGACGACCCGGACCGTTGGGCGCCCGGGTATGCGGAGCTCGGGGCGTACTCGGTGACCTTCCACGCCGAGGCCGCGCACGATCCCGTCGCGCTGGCGCGCCGCCTGCGGTCGATCGGCGCGCGGGCGGGCATCGCGGTCAAGCCGGGCACCGGCGTCGAGCCGTACCTCGACCTGCTGGAGGAGTTCGACCAGGTGCTGGTCATGACGGTGGAGCCGGGATTCGGCGGGCAGTCGTTCATGCCGGAGACCATGCCGAAGCTGAACGCGCTGCGGCAGGCCGTCGAGGCGCGCGGTCTCGACGTGTGGCTGCAGGTGGACGGCGGCATCACCGAGGAGACCATCGTCACGGCGGCCGCGGCCGGGGCGGACACGTTCGTGGCGGGCTCCAGCGTCTTCCACGGAGAGCCGGCGGACCGCATCGCGGCCCTCCGTGCCGCCGCGCTGCCGCACCTCCACTGA
- a CDS encoding transcription antitermination factor NusB has product MNAPRDDRNRDRSPGRRDDRRDDRRPRPRSGPPQTRVQPARQVALDVLQAVSDSDAYANLLLPTRIARAGLSPADAGLATELTYGTLRMQGYYDRVIAIAAGREVDRIDPPLLDVLRLGAHQLLSMRVPSHAAVNESVGLARTVGSRSGTGFVNGVLREIGRHTPDEWREEVASRAKNDDDRLSALHSHPVWVVRALRRSLDAEGRVEELEQLLEADNTAPRVNLIALPGLVDKPDDARDDRFSPPGFTVGGGDPFGIVEKTEGRIRVQDEGSQLAALALTRAEPVRPGERWLDLCAGPGGKAALLAAEALSGGASLVANELVPARAELVRRALAPVPLEVPVWELDGTVVGAEHPEAFDRILLDAPCTGLGALRRRPEARWRKSPRDVSELTALQSALLDSAIAALKPGGLLAYVTCSPHLAETRGVVADARERHGDLLEPQATADTLQSLAVDRLDLASDGDTVQLWPHRHLTDGMFIALLRKRSA; this is encoded by the coding sequence ATGAACGCGCCGCGCGACGACCGCAATCGCGACCGCAGCCCGGGCCGCCGGGACGACCGGCGAGACGACCGCCGGCCCCGCCCCCGTTCGGGCCCGCCGCAGACCCGCGTCCAGCCCGCCCGCCAGGTCGCCCTCGACGTGCTGCAGGCCGTCAGCGACTCCGACGCCTACGCCAACCTCCTCCTTCCGACGCGCATCGCCCGCGCCGGGCTCTCCCCGGCAGATGCCGGCCTCGCCACCGAGCTGACCTACGGCACGCTGCGCATGCAGGGCTACTACGACCGGGTCATCGCCATCGCCGCAGGCCGCGAGGTCGACCGGATCGACCCGCCCCTCCTCGACGTGCTGCGGCTGGGCGCGCACCAGCTGCTGTCGATGCGCGTCCCGTCGCACGCGGCGGTCAACGAGTCGGTCGGGCTGGCGCGCACCGTCGGCAGCCGCTCGGGCACCGGCTTCGTGAACGGCGTGCTGCGCGAGATCGGCCGCCACACTCCCGACGAGTGGCGGGAGGAGGTGGCGTCGCGGGCGAAGAACGACGACGACCGCCTGTCGGCGCTGCACTCGCATCCCGTCTGGGTGGTCCGCGCGCTGCGCCGGTCGCTCGACGCCGAGGGCCGGGTGGAGGAGTTGGAGCAGCTCCTGGAGGCCGACAACACCGCGCCGCGGGTCAACCTCATCGCGCTGCCCGGGCTCGTCGACAAGCCGGACGACGCGCGCGACGACCGCTTCTCGCCTCCCGGCTTCACGGTCGGCGGCGGCGACCCGTTCGGGATCGTCGAGAAGACCGAGGGTCGCATCCGCGTGCAGGACGAAGGCTCGCAGCTGGCCGCCCTCGCGCTGACCCGCGCGGAGCCGGTGCGACCGGGGGAGCGCTGGCTCGACCTGTGCGCCGGTCCTGGCGGCAAGGCCGCGCTGCTCGCCGCCGAGGCGCTGAGCGGCGGCGCGAGCCTGGTCGCGAACGAGCTGGTCCCCGCCCGCGCCGAGCTGGTGCGGCGCGCGCTCGCTCCGGTGCCGCTGGAGGTGCCGGTCTGGGAGCTGGACGGCACGGTCGTCGGCGCCGAGCATCCCGAAGCGTTCGACCGCATCCTGCTCGACGCCCCGTGCACCGGGCTCGGCGCGCTGCGTCGTCGACCCGAGGCGCGCTGGCGCAAGAGCCCGCGGGATGTCAGCGAGCTGACCGCGCTGCAATCCGCCCTGCTCGACTCGGCGATCGCCGCGCTGAAGCCCGGCGGCCTGCTCGCCTACGTGACCTGCTCGCCGCACCTCGCCGAGACCCGCGGGGTCGTCGCCGACGCGCGCGAGCGTCATGGCGACCTGCTCGAACCGCAGGCGACCGCCGACACCCTGCAGTCCCTCGCCGTCGACCGGCTCGACCTGGCGAGCGACGGAGACACCGTCCAGCTGTGGCCGCACCGCCACCTCACCGACGGGATGTTCATCGCACTGCTCCGCAAGCGCTCCGCCTAG